From Bradysia coprophila strain Holo2 chromosome IV unlocalized genomic scaffold, BU_Bcop_v1 contig_5, whole genome shotgun sequence, one genomic window encodes:
- the LOC119071639 gene encoding anaphase-promoting complex subunit 15B: MLPFFPSLKPSVVNSIWFDVDAPCDDESDVRELEREHQDWTSSIQQTAVDLNPIGKVQPIVGPDTDEEDAIDDSEDSDSHDNDEDEDEMEGNDNNQQTADRDRMET; this comes from the coding sequence atgttgCCATTCTTTCCGTCGTTGAAACCTTCGGTGGTAAACAGTATCTGGTTCGATGTCGATGCACCGTGTGACGACGAAAGCGACGTGCGTGAATTGGAGAGAGAGCATCAAGACTGGACTAGTAGCATCCAACAAACCGCAGTCGATCTGAATCCAATCGGCAAAGTGCAACCGATTGTCGGGCCCGATACAGACGAGGAAGATGCTATTGACGACAGTGAGGATTCTGATAGTCATGATAACGACGAAGACGAGGATGAAATGGAGGGAAATGACAATAATCAGCAAACAGCCGACCGAGATCGAATGGAAacttaa
- the LOC119071638 gene encoding uncharacterized protein LOC119071638 — MIQNNEINPSYVPNPAGQHYRNSQPLNLVSNSNQQSVPSALCNPPKQQNNTQSATKQSDIQFVPQHQNWSYAQAHLSAKFAGYKPMPHYRQHIGQTDYNAYSGYYQGQLSHSNVPQMQLHQTPYQILQQIPPQMTPQGPISPHLSMPMPLNTFNPYGITYPNVRYGASSGETKNPYRQLLSNQVQAMQNISPSTFQVNQNDVPSPVISHSYPGSSYEYTTPQSSHQHNPNPFPFYSQPRTAVNTLSALADTPGLKRRIGANGEFSSLKIYKRQKTLTSTDDDDNLPSSPYSPKSNDEEEDSASSTSKDDNQIYDKKLFDASHVVDIKDDFSCVICQETKKDTVLFPCRHLCVCKKCSDAVSLCPLCRNDFFETLTVFT, encoded by the exons ATG ATCCAGAATAATGAGATCAATCCATCATATGTGCCCAATCCAGCGGGTCAACATTATCGGAATTCGCAACCTTTAAACCTCGTATCAAACTCTAACCAACAATCGGTGCCTTCGGCGTTGTGCAATCCACCAaagcaacaaaacaatacacAATCGGCGACCAAGCAATCTGACATACAGTTCGTTCCACAACATCAAAATTGGTCGTATGCTCAGGCTCACTTGTCGGCAAAGTTTGCTGGATACAAACCAATGCCGCACTATAGACAACATATTGGCCAAACTGACTACAATGCATACTCTGGTTACTATCAAGGACAACTGAGTCATTCCAATGTGCCCCAAATGCAACTACATCAAACACCATATCAAATACTACAGCAAATTCCGCCGCAGATGACACCTCAAGGACCAATATCACCTCACTTATCGATGCCAATGCCATTAAACACATTCAACCCTTATGGGATCACATATCCAAATGTAAGATATGGCGCATCATCAGGTGAAACGAAAAATCCGTATCGTCAATTGCTTTCGAATCAAGTCCAAGCGATGCAAAATATTTCGCCATCGACATTCCAGGTGAACCAAAATGATGTACCATCCCCAGTCATCTCACACTCGTATCCAGGTTCGTCTTACGAATACACGACACCTCAATCATCACATCAACACAATCCGAATCCGTTTCCATTTTATTCACAACCGCGGACTGCTGTCAATACTTTATCTGCCCTAGCTGATACGCCAGGTCTGAAGCGTCGTATTGGTGCAAACGGGGAATTTTCATCTCTTAAGATTTATAAACGCCAAAAAACATTAACTTCAACTGACGATGATGACAATCTACCCAGTTCACCGTATTCGCCAAAAAGCAACGATGAGGAGGAGGATAGTGCATCAAGTACAAGCAAAGACGATAATCaaatttatgataaaaaaCTATTTGATGCGTCCCATGTTGTCGACATAAAGGATGATTTCAGCTGTGTAATATGTCAGGAAACTAAGAAAGACACGGTACTATTCCCGTGTCGTCACCTTTGTGTTTGTAAAAAATGCTCCGACGCTGTGTCCTTATGTCCATTATGTAGAAACGATTTCTTCGAAACTCTAACCGTTTTTACATAA